GGTGAAGGGCAAAAGTCAATACATAAAAGTGAAAATCGAGTACCctcaaaattatcattttaatattttaagaagcaCCAAAATAGAGACCAATTTTCCAGCTGCCAAAAAGCTAAGCAAAGTCCCAATGTTTTAATCAGTGTTAagatagttcattttcatgcaaCAAAGTAGTTAGCTTGCATTTTcctatctacattttatttttaatgcacattaaaaattaatttaaaatatataaaatagaactCACATGCATCAGAGTTAGATGCTCACACTATAAGAAACCCATGGAAATTAGTCCTAACTTATGGAATAGTAGAATCGTGATTATCATTTCATACTCACTCTGGGACATATTTTTGCTCATTGAATGGAATAGGTAGTAAACTTGACAGCCTTATTTGTCTAAACTGTCATCTTCCCTTACTTTCtgatatacacaaacacactccCACAAGAACGCACACCAACCTaaatgtgatgatgatgattaacTCTACTGCTCTTCATTTAGTTCATAGTTGCACAATCCTATCCTCATATTCCCTCAGAACTCTAAAATTAAAACTGCCCAGACTTGGTAATTCATTTTCATCCACTTTGATAAAATAAAAGGTCTGATGGAGGGTGCCCAGAGGTATGCTGATAAGGGAGCCCTGATATTATGTGTCTATGAATGTGGAATGTTCATGGCTCCATCAAAGCACAACATTGACAAGAGCCAAATCTGGAGTTCCTTAAGTTATCTAGGCCCTCCACCCCTCTGATCTCCCCGAAACCAACTCTGCTTAGAATATGCCCATGACTTTTCTCACCTATTCAATATGGCCCACAGCAGGCTAATCAGGGGTCTACCTTTCCCCATTCAAGCAGCCTGCAGAGTGCACCCTTGACATCCTTATTGCAGAGGCTATACACAAATGGGTTGGCCAAAGGTGTAATGGCAGTATACATTACTGAAGCCACCATGTCCTGATACTGAGAGTTCTGGGAGGGAGGCTGGAAGTAGACCCAAATGATGGTGCCGTAGAGGAAACCAACCATGGTGAGGTGGGATCCACAGGTGGAGACTGCTCGGCGGCGACCAGCAGCTGAAGGCAAACGTAGAATAGTGACCCCAATTCGGACATAAGAGAGTACAATGAGGGCACAGGGGCCCAGCATAAGGAAGCCACCCTCAAAGAATATGGCCAGCTCATTAGAATGTATGTCAGAACAAGAGGCTCGCAGAAGTGGCCGGTGGTCACAAAAGAAGTGAGGAAGGTTAACGTTGCCCCCAGTATCCCCAGTCCAGCAAAGAAGCAGGACGAGTCCTACATGCAACATGGTGTGCAGTACGGACACCATCCAGCTCAAGGCTAGTAAGCAGGCACACCGTTGGTGATTCATTACCAAAGCATAGTGCAGGGGGTCACAGATGGCCACATAGCGATCCAGAGCCATGACAGCAATGACAAGTGTATCTGTAACCCCAAATGCATAGAAGAAAAAGAACTGAGCCAAGCAGCAGGCAGCAGGAATGGTTGGGTAATCAGAGACCAAATGGGCCAGCAACTGGGGCAGCATAACTGTGGATAGCCCCATGTCTATCACAGAGAGGCCACGAAGCAGATAATACATGGGTGAGTGCAGTCTGGAGTCCCAGGAGACGAGCAGCACCAGTGTCACATTCCCCAGTATGGTGGTCAGGTAAATAGCCAGgaacaggaagaagaggagagtgTGGGAGATGCTAGCTCTCGAGAACCCGAGGAGCAAAAAAACCGGAGAGTGTGAAGCATTAGGGGCACAGCTCATCATGAGTGACAGTCAGCCTGCCTGAAAGACAGTTTAAGTCAAAAAGAAAGTCATGGGTCTGATGTTAGGGATCATAACATTTCTATTTAATTCTATTACGTTACTGAAGATCGTTAAAGACCTGGATTCAAACTTGACCATCTATGCTCCCTCCCTAAGGTCTAGGATTTTGCTTccttaatatgtatttattttctcctttatttcttccttttcacccacCCTAGTGACTTGTTCCATCTAATTCACAAGCCCTACTAAAGTCCCTCCCACAGTGAAAAACTCTTCATTCTTGTCTTTTCATCCAactatttcttatctttttccaGTGGCCGACTTCATGAAAGAATTATCTGTATTCACTGTCTCCACTTCCTTACCTTCCATTCACACCTCACCCAACTGCAGTCCTCATGATGTCTTCTCTCTGAACCTGTATGGAAAATAACATACCATTAAAACACATACCATACAAAGAAACAATTCTTTCAACATAGCTGACTTTTTTacatttcctctaagatctggaacaagacaaggatgtccacttttaccactcctattcaacacagtaatagaagttctagccagagctaGAACTCTTTCTTTCATTAGaccaatgaaagaaataaaagccacccaaattggaaaagaggaagccaaattatcCATGTTTGCtgataacatgatcttatatttagaaaaacctaaagaccccaccaaaaaactcttagatgaGATACTGCTTTAGAATGTCATGAAATTActtgttctttctctttattccttgTGTTAGTTAATGGCATCATCATTGTCATCTGCCTGATgcacaaacaaaaaactgaaggaATTACTCCATCTCCCACATCCAATCATTCCTTAACGTCTATGTTTTCCCTTATATCCATTCTTTGCTGTTAGTCCACTGCGACTATTTAAGTTTTAGCATCTCTAACCAATACTAATTTCTACAACCTCATTACTGGTTTCTCTACTTATCTCTCCTGATAGGTCTTCCATACTGATACTGGAATAAAACTTTCAATATGTGACTCCATGTTTAAATAGTCAGGGacttcagaataaaatccaaatggcTTAATCTGTCTTGTATGGAACTTTCATTATTAGTACCTAACTTTTCTTAGAATTATACTGAGTCACCTatccagtgttttttgtttgtttgttttaagacagtctcgctctatcgcccaggctgaagtgcagtggcttgatcttggctcactgcaacctccgcctcccggggtcaagtgattctcctgcctcagcctcccaagtagctgggactacaggcacacatcaccacacccagctcatttttgtatttttagaagagacagggtttcaccacgttggccaggctagtctcaaactcctgatcttgtgatccaaccatcttggcctcccaaagtgctggtattacaggcatgagccaccgtgcccggtcccaATGTTTTAAactagacatttttttcttaattctcaaACATGGTAAGCTCTCACACCCGTGCACATCTTCCCATTATTTTGAGAATTTGGGCTTTCTGAAATATGAGGTATGTAATACAATCATCCACACACACCCACTCAACACAGatggaaatttagagaaaatgtaataatcatacttttttttttttttttttgagacagagtctcgttctgtcgcccaggctggagtgcagtggcacgatcttggctcactgcaagctctgccttccaagatcatgccattctcctgcctcagcctccagagtagctgggaccacaggcgcccaccaccttgccaagctaattttttatatttttagtagagacggggtttcactgtgttagccaggatcgtctcgatctcctgacctcatgatccgcccacctcggcctcccaaagtgctgggattacaggtgtgggccaccgtgcccagccaataacaTACTTCTAAAATCATAACTAAGCTTTCAAGAACGTAAGGGAAATACAAGAGTCTGTAATCAAAGAGgaatatgaaaaattaatatcTAAAAACTATCTGTGATGGTGGAGGTAGTGATGGCAGGTGACAGGTGGCAGGTAGGTTCAAGGGCATCACATCAGTCTTCATAGTCCACAGGTTTGATTATTAACATCCATGTGGAACAGGAGATGAGAGCTTAAACCTGTATGAGGCAGGAGGTAGAGACCACCACATAAATTGAGGACATTCAAAAGGCTAAACTTTCAGCAAAAGGGTATACACAaacaggaaaacacacacacacacacacacctacacccaCACAGGGTATGTGAGAACAAATGAAAATTCAGATCACTCAGCCTGGACTACATGGAAGGAAAAGTGCTTTCCATGGGAATGCAGTTACGGATCTGTACCACATAAGGAGTGGATAATGCTAATTTACAAAATACATACAATTCTAGaactctcaaaataaaaaatcaacataaaaattatcttCATACAGGTAAAAGCATTGGAGTACCTTATGGAAGTGAACATAAAACTTCTCAGTGACTTATAGACTCCAGACAGGAATCCCACAAACAGAAACCCACCAAAGATGAGCTCACAattcaaaattacaaaacacacatAAAGTCTATTCATTATGAAGATATTCATCAATCAACAAATAATGTGATTAACCTCCTCCGAATGTCATAAAATTAACCAACCTGTTAaggaatatacattatatttaaagtacttagtgtctaagagagaaaataaagattataagaaagaagttatcaaaaaaaaaacacatatttttaaagcccCAAAAAGAAttactagaaaacaaaaacattcacaTTGAAATGAAAAACTCAATGGATGGGTTATACAGTGGCTGAAGAGAGAAgttagttcttttaaaattttttctctatttccataggttttggaagaacaggtggtatttggttacaagagtaagttctttagtggtgatttctgagattttggtgcacccatcacccaagcagtatacacagcacccaatttgtagtcttttatccctcaccccccttccaccccttcccccaagtccccaaagtccattgtatcattcttttccctttgcatcctcatagcttagctcctacttatgagtgagaacattcaatgtttggttttccattcctcagttacTTCACCTAGAATAATGGAAAGCAGCTAATTCTAAGAAAAATACCCAGAAGACAGTACAAAGTGACCAAGATAATATGAAGGGagtttgtattagtttgttttcatccTGCTGATAAAGATAATATGAAGGGGggttgtattagtttattttcaccCTGCTGATAAAGATAATATGAAGGGgggttgtattagtttgttttcaccctgttgataaaggcatacccaagactgggcaatttagaaaataaagaggtttaatggacttacagttacacatggctggggagacttcacaatcatggcagaagttgaaaggcacatctcacatggcggcagacaagagaagagagcttctgcagggaaactcccctttataaaactatcagatctcatgagacttatttacaatcataagaacagcacaggacagacctgcccccatgattcaattacctcccaccaagtccctccctgAACAcataggaattcaagatgaggtttgggtggggacacagccaaaccatatcaagagttAAGAATTTCAGGAAACAAAATAAGACCCATTATATATCAAATAAGTCCAAGAAAAAAACTGGATACTACATACAAAAGAATggaattggacccttatcttacaccGTTCgctaaaatcaactcaaaatggactgaAGACCTAAACacaagacctgaaaccataaaattccAAGAAGAAAATACAAGGGGGAGACTCCTTGACATTAGTTTTGGCAATCATTTTCTGGAT
The nucleotide sequence above comes from Pongo pygmaeus isolate AG05252 chromosome 13, NHGRI_mPonPyg2-v2.0_pri, whole genome shotgun sequence. Encoded proteins:
- the LOC129044505 gene encoding olfactory receptor 1B1, with product MMSCAPNASHSPVFLLLGFSRASISHTLLFFLFLAIYLTTILGNVTLVLLVSWDSRLHSPMYYLLRGLSVIDMGLSTVMLPQLLAHLVSDYPTIPAACCLAQFFFFYAFGVTDTLVIAVMALDRYVAICDPLHYALVMNHQRCACLLALSWMVSVLHTMLHVGLVLLLCWTGDTGGNVNLPHFFCDHRPLLRASCSDIHSNELAIFFEGGFLMLGPCALIVLSYVRIGVTILRLPSAAGRRRAVSTCGSHLTMVGFLYGTIIWVYFQPPSQNSQYQDMVASVMYTAITPLANPFVYSLCNKDVKGALCRLLEWGKVDP